The Gaiellales bacterium genome includes a region encoding these proteins:
- a CDS encoding multicopper oxidase domain-containing protein, translated as WKNYHYPNNHPACTFWYHDHAVGITAENAYFGLAAMYQLHDPLEQSLGLPSGAYDVPLIIKDAMFATDGSLIFDDHDHSGLFGDVILVNGAPWPAMRVERRKYRFRILNGSISRSYRLRLSTGEPLTMIATDSGFGPVPQPVGDFRIGMAERYEMVIDFSKYQIGQRVVLQNLRPKNNVEYANTDKVMAFDVVAEPSTLNGNTIPAQLNPGSPTMALKEADAVTTRTFEFVRQKGEWTINGHTWADVIASNYTLVEAQVGANDVEIWQFKNTSGGWFHPVHIHLIDFKLLDRNGKPPFDYEKAPKDVLYLGENETVRMIGRFDRQVGRYMMHCHNLVHEDHDMMVQFEVGTGGHDPITSDPARNGPAPAA; from the coding sequence TGGAAGAACTACCACTACCCGAACAACCACCCCGCCTGCACCTTCTGGTACCACGACCACGCGGTCGGCATCACGGCGGAGAACGCCTACTTCGGGCTCGCGGCCATGTACCAGCTCCACGACCCGCTCGAGCAGAGCCTCGGCCTGCCGAGTGGCGCCTACGACGTGCCGCTCATCATCAAGGATGCGATGTTCGCAACCGACGGCTCGCTGATCTTCGACGACCACGACCATTCGGGACTGTTCGGTGACGTGATCCTCGTGAACGGGGCGCCCTGGCCCGCCATGCGCGTGGAGCGGCGCAAGTACCGCTTCCGCATCCTGAACGGGTCGATCTCGCGCTCCTACCGGCTGCGGCTGTCGACAGGCGAGCCGCTCACGATGATCGCCACCGACAGCGGGTTCGGCCCCGTCCCGCAGCCGGTCGGCGACTTCCGCATCGGCATGGCCGAGCGCTACGAGATGGTGATCGACTTCTCGAAGTACCAGATCGGGCAGCGCGTCGTGCTGCAAAATCTGCGGCCGAAGAACAACGTCGAGTACGCCAACACCGACAAGGTCATGGCCTTCGACGTCGTCGCCGAGCCCTCGACGCTGAACGGGAACACGATCCCGGCTCAGCTCAACCCCGGGTCGCCCACCATGGCCCTCAAAGAGGCGGACGCCGTCACGACGCGCACGTTCGAGTTCGTGCGTCAGAAGGGCGAGTGGACGATCAACGGCCATACGTGGGCCGATGTCATCGCGAGCAACTACACGCTTGTCGAGGCGCAGGTGGGGGCCAACGACGTCGAGATCTGGCAGTTCAAGAACACCAGTGGCGGGTGGTTCCACCCGGTGCACATCCACCTGATCGACTTCAAGCTCCTCGACCGCAACGGCAAGCCGCCGTTCGACTACGAGAAGGCGCCCAAGGACGTGCTCTACCTCGGCGAGAACGAGACGGTACGCATGATCGGTCGCTTCGACAGGCAGGTCGGCCGCTACATGATGCACTGCCACAACCTCGTCCACGAGGATCACGACATGATGGTCCAGTTCGAGGTCGGCACCGGCGGCCACGATCCGATCACGAGCGATCCGGCCCGCAACGGCCCGGCTCCGGCGGCCTAG